ACAGGTGCGACCCGATCACCGGCCACGTCGAGGAAGACGAGCACCTCGGCAACCGCCTGCACGCGCAACTCTCGAGCCGCGTCGGAGACTTTCGGGCGTATGATGCGGTCCTGGTCGATGAAGCTCAGGACTTCCATCCGACCTGGTTCTCGTGCATCCTTCTTGCGATGAAGGACCCGTATGACGGCGACCTGCTGATCGTATGCGACGGCAACCAGGGAATCCGGCCGGTCGGGACGGTCAGCTGGAAGTCTGTAGGGATCAGGGCACAGGGCAGGACCATTCATCGTGCCCTGGATCTGGATCGGAACTACCGGAACACCCGCGAGATCCTGAAGTTGGCATCACACTTCGCCTCGCAGGATACGCAGTTTAACGAGGACTCATTCGGGATCATTCCGGTCGACCCCTACCAGGCACAGCGAACCGGTCAAAAGCCGTTTCTTGTGCGGTGCGCGAATCAGGGCGATGAGTGCCTGAAGACACTTGCGATCGTGAAAGGCCTTCTTGCCGGCAGGTTGCCGGACGGCAGCGCTCTTGAAGATGTGCACCCAGACGAGATCGGGATACTCTATCGCAAGGCGTCGGCAGAGGACAAAGAGCTGCTCGGCGATCTTATTGAAGGCATCCGCGCGTATGCACCCGTCGTCTGGATCAACGAGGATTCTTCGTCACGAGCCAGAGTGCTGGATGAGGGGATCAAGATCCAGACGGTTGATTCTGCAAAAGGGCTGCAGTATCGGGTGGTGATCCTGCTCTGGCCAGATGCATTCGAGCCCTTCAGGCCGGGCGACCTGCCGCTTGAGAACAGCCGGTTTTATGTCGCACTCACGCGGGCCGAGGATGTCTTGATCGTCACGTACTCATCGGGGAACGAGTATGTCGACAGAATGCTGGTGTCAGATGATGCCGTGATCTGTTGATCTTCACTCGCAAAGATCGTAATTTTTAGCGTTCTGCAATTTTGGCACTCCTGCATGAGCGGTTTTTTCGCGCTAATGACCTGCTACTGCACCACCGGCAACCGGTATCGATCACGGAACTCACCGCAACAACCACATGAATAAAAAGAACACTATACTGGCAGCATAGGATTGTCTGCAAAATTTTGATTTCCTTGGATCTCACCACATATCATTCGATTTTGGTGCTAAATGATGATACTTAATGTTTAAACCTTTCATTAAACCTTTATGGACAACAATATGTTGATTGGGATCTATCTGGGAGTATGGGTTCCAGTATTTCCATGTATAGTAAGATTTGTTTCTATTGTAGTTCCCGATCGCACTGCAATTATACAAGATGTCCAATGCTTTTGAATAGTTAAAATCCTCAAATCGGGCATCATTCTTGCACTTCTTCTCTACTTCATTAACATGAAATTTATTTTTCCCCATCAAGGCCAACAACAGGAAACTATTCTCAATATCTTCCGGGGTCATAAAACCCGTAAGTGTGTCGTCAATCTCTGAAACAAAATAGTCTATCGAGTATTTTCTTATTCCATTCCAAATGTCGGCCTGAGTTGGCTGGTTTCCCTTTGTTTGCTCCTGGATTATATTTAATAATTGAATCAGATCCCTGGGGATGTGCCTCGTGTTTTCAAAGAGCACCTTTATCAATTGCTTATTGCCCTGGATCCTTTCGGGGAAAAACTCTCTAAATACATCCACATTCCTCCCCAAGGAAATTTCAGCACGCAAATTTACGAGTTTTACAAGGTTAGTGGAATTTATATCCTTAACATCTTGGTACCAATCAAGAATAATTGTTGAAACTTGCTTAATTTTATTTTTATTAGGATTTTTGAGTCTATCGAATAGGTCCGTTCTACAAAGGACTACAAGTTTTGCATTTACTCCATTTCCTTTGAGTTTTTTATTCATCCGATCGGCAGCTATGATTAAGGCGGCTAGCGACTGATATTGGCGCTCTCTTTTTGTTGAAACATCGTCCAGCCCATCAATAATCACTATATGTTTTGGTTTTGTGTTACTCGAATAACACACCTCCTGAAGTGTCCTAAACAGCATTTGTTTATCAAATGGAATGCTCTCTTTCTTTGACGAGAGAACGCCGCTTAAGACATCTCGAATGCCAACCCCGAATCGCTTATCGGTGCTAATACTCACCAACCGAGTGAGGTTTTCGCTTGGCAACAGCCCAAGATTTCCTAGAGCATCAACAACCTTTGCAAAGTTAACCTCGCTTGTGCACTGATGTGTAGGGTCTTTGGAAAAACTATCAATTAATTCGATAAGAAAAAGATATTCCCAACCCACGGGATCTTTTATTTCTGGCGCTTCATTACTTGGGATTAATTCTTTAAATGCGTTGTATGGAAAGCCTTCTAAGTAATTCAACTTTACGAAGAGATCATCCCGTCTTTTTGCCTCTAGTTCTAATTTAGAGCCTATTGCTGACTTTCCTGATCCTTTTGGGCCAAGAACGAGGAATTTATTGGATTCTATAATTTCTTGAATATATCCATGAGCATCTAAGAAACCCTCTATCAACAAGCGAGGGTATTCAGTCTTTTCGGTTTCAGCTTCAGCCACTCCAAAATGAATATTCTTAAACCCCATCAAATTATATTGTAATTTAAATAAGCAATAAACCTTCTCATATAAACACTCTATGTGAATAAATGAACTGCGCATCACTCTATTCTCTCAATCCCACCCCCACCCGCTCCCCTCCCAAGAAGGGGGGGGCAGTCCATGGCGATAGCCCGTAACCAAAGACTACTACCAATGAAGCCAGGCTTGGTTTATACCGCAAGACCGACCAACAGCCGCGAGCGAGTGAGGGCGTCCAGGGGCACCGGACACGAAAAATCAAGGCGGCGGCCCGAAGCGAGCATGGCAAGCAAAGAAGCGCGCCCGGCTGAACCGGCCGGGGATTGCCGAGTCGATCCGGTTCGGCAGCGAGCGGTACAACCGGGAGGAGTTGACGGCCGAGATGGGCGCCGGGTTCCTCTGCGCGATGACCGGCACCGACGTACCGGTGGCCGAGAATCAGGCGGCCTACATCGCGGGGTGGCTCCGGCACATCCGTGAGTGGCGGCTACTCACCGACCGCCGCTCGCATCTCCGGCTGTGCCGGGCATGCTCGCGGCAGGTTGTATAAGTTCTGTTAGAACTTCGGTATGATTTTAATACTCTTCATTTACTCTTCAACTCCGTCATAGAAAGTGTGCTTCACGTTTACCATAGGGTCGCTCATTTATAGGGGAGGTAGCGTCAGTTACGAACCAGATGAGAATTGCTCCTTCAAATAAAGTGCTTGCTCAAGGATTCTTTTATCCCTCTATCCCACTTCCCAAAGTTGACTTGAGTGCCATTTCGTTCGAAGGAGACCATTTGGCTTTTTCTAGTCCTATGCAATTCCCTTCAAATTGGGTGCCAGGTAGCTGAGTGCCAATGAATGATGATGCGTGATCGAACGTACAGTCGATAAACCGACATTGTGAAAGTACAGAGTGCGAAAAATCCACTGATGAGAGATTGCATTTCTCGAATATTGAATAGGTAAACTTTCCTTTAGGTAGCGAACTTCCATTAAAAACGCAATCAGTAAAAGTCACTTCAAATATCCTAGATTTTTCCCCTAACTTAAGGGTGCGCATCTTACAA
The DNA window shown above is from Dehalobacter sp. and carries:
- a CDS encoding ATP-binding domain-containing protein, producing RCDPITGHVEEDEHLGNRLHAQLSSRVGDFRAYDAVLVDEAQDFHPTWFSCILLAMKDPYDGDLLIVCDGNQGIRPVGTVSWKSVGIRAQGRTIHRALDLDRNYRNTREILKLASHFASQDTQFNEDSFGIIPVDPYQAQRTGQKPFLVRCANQGDECLKTLAIVKGLLAGRLPDGSALEDVHPDEIGILYRKASAEDKELLGDLIEGIRAYAPVVWINEDSSSRARVLDEGIKIQTVDSAKGLQYRVVILLWPDAFEPFRPGDLPLENSRFYVALTRAEDVLIVTYSSGNEYVDRMLVSDDAVIC